A part of Desulfomicrobium apsheronum genomic DNA contains:
- a CDS encoding SLC13 family permease: protein MTYDQALIMMIIAAAIGMFLWGRWRHDMVAVGALVLCVLSGLVEPQAAFTGFGHPAVVTVACVLVLSRGLQASGAVDVLTRTVLPSNAGPTLSIAALTALGAVLSGFMNNVGALALLMPVAIQVAGRLDLPPGKVLMPLAFGSILGGTTTLIGTPPNLIIAGFRADRPDMSAFKMFDFSMVGLPLTVAGVVFIALIGWRLVPARRQAGASGFETSAYITEVRVPEGSAIEGKRFQEIRTVLQELDVQMLDLVRNDLHVRSPRPGKIVRAGDVLILEADVGALSEVLSRLDLKLEEDKQQESGGQEDAEAGDEELFDDLEMMSPDESEAPPIETGGESEDLAELAKTEAEPEEPGREEASLMEMAVLPESRIVGSSASDLALRTRYGINLLAVARQGECTMARLRSLLIKPGDVLLMQGRLDSLNGFAGNSGCVPLAQRDLRIPDKRKALMATGIMIISVGLAAFGLLPAEVSFAAGVLASMALRTLPMRSVYEAVDWPVVVLLGGLLPVAGAMRNTGAADLIARLLLENVAQGNPFVALAVVMLTTMILTDLMNNAATAAVMAPIGLGAAIQLGVNPDTFLMAVAIGASCAFLTPIGHQNNTLILGPGGFRFGDYWRMGLPMDVVVIALGLPLLVWFWPL from the coding sequence ATGACCTACGATCAGGCTCTCATCATGATGATCATAGCCGCCGCCATCGGCATGTTCTTGTGGGGCAGGTGGCGGCACGACATGGTGGCGGTAGGGGCGTTGGTGCTCTGCGTGCTGTCCGGTCTGGTCGAGCCGCAGGCGGCCTTTACCGGTTTTGGTCATCCCGCCGTGGTTACCGTGGCTTGCGTGCTGGTGTTGAGTCGCGGCCTGCAAGCTTCCGGTGCGGTCGATGTGCTGACCAGGACTGTATTACCGTCCAACGCCGGTCCGACGCTGAGTATCGCAGCCTTGACCGCCTTGGGCGCCGTGCTTTCGGGCTTCATGAACAATGTCGGTGCGCTGGCCTTGCTCATGCCGGTCGCGATCCAGGTCGCGGGGCGTCTTGATCTGCCTCCGGGCAAGGTACTGATGCCTCTGGCCTTCGGCTCGATTCTGGGCGGCACCACGACCCTGATCGGCACCCCTCCCAATCTGATCATCGCGGGCTTTCGCGCAGACCGGCCGGACATGAGCGCCTTCAAGATGTTCGACTTTTCGATGGTCGGTTTGCCGCTGACCGTCGCGGGGGTCGTATTTATCGCCCTCATTGGATGGCGTCTTGTCCCGGCGCGCAGGCAGGCGGGAGCATCGGGTTTTGAGACGAGCGCCTACATCACCGAGGTTCGCGTGCCGGAGGGCAGCGCCATCGAAGGCAAGCGGTTCCAGGAAATAAGGACGGTTCTGCAGGAGCTCGATGTCCAGATGCTGGATCTCGTACGCAACGACCTGCACGTTCGCTCTCCACGTCCCGGCAAGATCGTGCGCGCCGGAGACGTCCTGATTCTGGAGGCCGACGTGGGGGCGCTGAGCGAAGTGCTGTCCCGGCTTGATCTGAAGCTCGAAGAGGACAAACAGCAGGAGAGTGGCGGACAGGAAGATGCCGAGGCCGGTGATGAAGAGCTGTTCGACGATTTGGAAATGATGAGCCCGGACGAAAGTGAAGCCCCGCCGATTGAGACGGGAGGCGAGTCCGAAGATCTGGCCGAGCTTGCGAAGACCGAGGCGGAACCCGAGGAACCGGGGCGTGAGGAGGCCTCGCTGATGGAAATGGCGGTGCTGCCGGAATCAAGGATCGTCGGGAGTTCGGCCAGCGATTTGGCGTTGCGGACCCGGTACGGCATAAATCTGCTCGCTGTTGCCCGGCAGGGCGAATGCACCATGGCCCGCTTGCGGTCCCTGCTGATCAAGCCTGGCGACGTGCTGCTGATGCAGGGGCGGCTTGACAGCCTGAACGGCTTTGCCGGCAATTCGGGCTGCGTGCCCCTTGCCCAGCGGGATCTGCGTATTCCCGACAAGCGCAAGGCGCTCATGGCCACGGGCATCATGATAATTTCGGTGGGCTTGGCCGCCTTTGGCCTGCTTCCCGCAGAAGTGTCTTTTGCCGCCGGAGTTCTGGCCTCCATGGCGTTGCGCACGTTGCCCATGCGTTCGGTCTACGAGGCGGTGGACTGGCCGGTGGTTGTGCTGCTGGGAGGGCTGCTGCCGGTTGCCGGGGCCATGCGCAACACGGGCGCGGCCGATCTCATCGCGCGCCTGCTGCTTGAAAACGTGGCTCAGGGCAACCCCTTTGTCGCGCTGGCGGTGGTCATGCTCACGACCATGATTCTGACCGATCTCATGAACAATGCCGCGACGGCGGCCGTGATGGCTCCCATCGGGCTGGGAGCGGCGATTCAGCTCGGCGTCAATCCGGACACTTTTCTGATGGCCGTCGCCATTGGCGCCTCCTGCGCCTTCCTGACGCCCATCGGACACCAGAACAATACATTGATCCTCGGCCCCGGCGGATTCCGTTTTGGCGATTACTGGCGCATGGGTCTGCCCATGGACGTGGTCGTCATCGCCCTTGGGCTTCCGCTTCTGGTTTGGTTCTGGCCGCTGTAG
- a CDS encoding BCCT family transporter: MDKAKKKKKKRREPTYERKAIEMAREHYEKQKQKAIHERRVFRGLQIIPTKAYYDDSLGHKPGESNWVGYGFDVHPHVFFGAGILLLTFIVTTIMFKEQSAVLFQSVLDGIGNTFGWFYILAANFFVITMILIASSDYGKIRIGGPDALPEFSTFSWYSMLISAGMGIGLMFWSVGEPIFHYMAPSPMFDVPASTPQSAQVALGLTYYHWGIHPWGIYALVGLSLAFFAYNRGLPLTIRSIFYPLLGEKIYGFWGNIIDILSVLATLFGLATSLGLGVKQVATGLTYLFDSPNTVEFAVILIGAITFLAVISVTAGLDKGVKLLSLGNMYLAGAFMIFLCAVGPTVYILKAFTQNIGFYIQNLPQLSFWVETYYGAEGSNWQNPWTIFYWGWWISWSPFVGMFIARISKGRTVREFILGVMIFPTLLSFLWMSAFGGSALWLQIAGNVDIAGAVSKDVSTALFVMLENFPLSKITSFIGITLVIVFFVTSSDSGSLVVDHLTSGGKLDSPIPQRIFWAVMEGVCAAALLMGGGLVALQSASIATGLPFTLVLLIMCYSLYKGLQEEDYHARIIEKITPATQTIQIPLGEKDASAKIAPPTISDRS; this comes from the coding sequence GTGGACAAGGCCAAAAAGAAGAAAAAAAAGAGACGCGAGCCGACCTACGAGCGCAAAGCCATTGAAATGGCGCGCGAGCACTACGAAAAGCAAAAGCAGAAAGCCATCCACGAACGACGGGTTTTCCGCGGGCTCCAGATCATCCCGACAAAAGCCTATTACGACGATTCGCTCGGCCACAAACCCGGTGAAAGCAATTGGGTCGGCTACGGATTCGACGTTCACCCCCATGTCTTTTTCGGCGCGGGCATCCTTTTGCTGACGTTCATCGTCACGACCATAATGTTCAAGGAGCAGTCGGCGGTCTTGTTTCAAAGCGTGCTTGACGGCATCGGCAATACATTTGGCTGGTTCTACATTCTGGCGGCGAATTTCTTTGTCATCACCATGATCCTGATCGCCTCCAGCGACTACGGAAAAATCAGGATCGGCGGCCCGGATGCCTTGCCGGAATTCTCGACCTTCAGTTGGTATTCCATGCTCATCAGCGCGGGCATGGGCATCGGCCTCATGTTCTGGAGCGTTGGCGAACCCATCTTCCATTACATGGCGCCTTCACCCATGTTCGACGTCCCGGCCAGTACCCCTCAGTCGGCACAGGTCGCGCTGGGACTCACGTACTATCACTGGGGAATTCACCCTTGGGGCATCTACGCGCTGGTAGGCCTCTCGCTGGCCTTTTTTGCTTACAACCGGGGGCTTCCGCTCACCATCCGGTCCATTTTCTATCCGCTTCTGGGAGAAAAAATATATGGATTCTGGGGCAACATCATCGACATCCTCTCCGTGCTGGCCACGCTTTTCGGACTGGCCACGTCTCTTGGCCTTGGCGTGAAGCAGGTCGCGACGGGGCTTACGTATCTCTTCGACTCGCCGAACACTGTTGAATTCGCCGTGATCCTGATCGGGGCGATCACCTTTCTGGCGGTCATCTCGGTGACGGCAGGGCTTGATAAGGGGGTCAAACTGCTCAGCCTCGGCAACATGTACCTGGCAGGCGCCTTCATGATCTTCCTGTGTGCCGTGGGTCCGACGGTCTATATCCTCAAGGCCTTTACGCAGAACATCGGATTTTACATCCAGAACCTGCCCCAGCTCAGTTTCTGGGTGGAGACATATTACGGAGCCGAAGGGAGCAACTGGCAAAATCCCTGGACCATCTTTTACTGGGGCTGGTGGATATCGTGGTCGCCCTTCGTGGGCATGTTCATTGCCAGGATCTCAAAGGGTCGGACCGTGCGCGAATTCATTCTCGGCGTGATGATATTTCCAACGCTTCTCTCTTTTTTGTGGATGTCCGCCTTTGGCGGTTCGGCCCTGTGGCTTCAGATTGCAGGGAATGTCGACATCGCCGGCGCAGTCAGCAAGGACGTCTCGACGGCGCTCTTCGTGATGCTCGAGAATTTTCCCTTGTCGAAAATCACATCGTTCATCGGCATCACCCTTGTAATAGTCTTCTTCGTGACATCGTCCGATTCGGGATCATTGGTGGTTGACCACCTCACCTCCGGCGGCAAACTCGACTCTCCAATTCCGCAACGCATTTTCTGGGCCGTCATGGAAGGCGTATGCGCCGCCGCGCTGCTCATGGGTGGAGGCTTGGTGGCGCTCCAAAGCGCGTCCATCGCCACCGGCCTGCCGTTCACACTTGTCTTGTTGATCATGTGCTACAGCCTGTACAAAGGCTTGCAGGAGGAAGACTACCACGCACGAATCATAGAAAAGATAACCCCGGCGACGCAAACCATCCAAATCCCCCTGGGAGAAAAAGATGCGTCCGCCAAGATCGCGCCTCCCACGATCTCGGATCGGAGCTGA
- the tsaA gene encoding tRNA (N6-threonylcarbamoyladenosine(37)-N6)-methyltransferase TrmO, producing MDDIRIRPIGVINSPFTDRADMPIQPCGARDVAGRIVLEEALAPGLTDLEGFSHIYLLYHFHMSRGFDLTVVPFMEPAERGLFSTRAPRRPNQIGMSIVRLERVEGNVLHILDVDVLDGTPLLDIKPYFKTFDAFPEAISGWAESHQNEAGRVRSDKRFVDPKK from the coding sequence ATGGATGACATCCGCATACGCCCCATCGGCGTCATCAATTCCCCCTTCACGGACAGGGCCGACATGCCCATCCAGCCTTGCGGCGCGCGCGACGTGGCAGGTCGGATAGTCCTGGAGGAAGCCCTGGCCCCCGGCCTGACGGATCTGGAAGGATTTTCCCACATCTATCTGCTCTACCACTTCCACATGAGCCGGGGTTTCGACCTGACCGTCGTCCCGTTCATGGAACCAGCCGAACGCGGACTCTTTTCCACCCGCGCTCCAAGACGCCCCAACCAGATCGGCATGTCCATCGTGAGGCTTGAGCGCGTTGAGGGCAACGTCCTGCACATCCTCGATGTGGATGTCCTGGACGGCACACCGCTTCTGGACATCAAGCCCTACTTCAAAACCTTCGACGCCTTCCCTGAAGCCATTTCAGGCTGGGCCGAAAGCCATCAGAACGAAGCGGGCCGGGTCCGCTCCGACAAACGCTTCGTCGATCCCAAGAAATGA
- a CDS encoding ketopantoate reductase family protein, with product METLIIGAGAMGGLFATLLAPLVPVTLFTTNTGHAEAINQAGLALNCMDGQVRRTSACALTDPDRYGRRADLILICTKARSTGQAAETANRLLAEDGLVLTLQNGLGNLELIQAAVGVSRAAAGITAQAATLLGPGQIRHAGSGPTVLGAGPGQDKKIAAVAALFNQAGIATTVTEDVAALLWSKLIVNVGINALTALLRVPNGTLAEIPECECLMTKAVDEAVTVARAMGVRLPNDAPLEKVRRVCAMTSGNQSSMLQDILAGRPTEIDVINGAVVREGAKTGIPTPVNQMLTELIRALEVTASWRIN from the coding sequence ATGGAGACACTGATCATTGGCGCCGGTGCCATGGGCGGATTGTTCGCAACCCTGCTCGCTCCGCTGGTTCCTGTAACCCTGTTCACCACCAATACCGGGCACGCCGAGGCCATCAATCAAGCCGGGCTGGCCCTCAACTGCATGGACGGCCAGGTCCGCCGCACTTCGGCCTGTGCACTGACCGATCCAGACCGGTACGGCCGTCGCGCCGACCTGATCCTCATTTGCACCAAGGCCCGCTCGACCGGCCAAGCCGCCGAAACCGCAAACCGACTGCTCGCCGAAGACGGCTTGGTGCTCACCTTACAGAACGGGCTCGGCAACCTCGAACTCATCCAGGCCGCTGTCGGCGTCTCCCGCGCCGCCGCCGGAATCACCGCCCAGGCGGCCACCCTGCTCGGCCCCGGGCAGATACGCCATGCAGGAAGCGGCCCCACGGTGCTGGGCGCAGGGCCCGGACAGGATAAAAAAATCGCCGCCGTCGCCGCCCTGTTCAACCAGGCAGGCATCGCCACCACCGTCACCGAAGACGTCGCGGCCCTGCTCTGGTCCAAGCTCATCGTCAACGTGGGCATCAACGCCCTGACCGCGCTGCTGCGGGTCCCAAACGGCACCTTGGCCGAGATCCCGGAATGCGAATGCCTCATGACCAAGGCCGTGGACGAAGCCGTGACCGTGGCCCGGGCCATGGGCGTAAGACTGCCGAACGACGCGCCGCTGGAGAAGGTCCGAAGGGTTTGCGCAATGACCAGCGGCAACCAGTCCTCAATGCTCCAGGACATCCTCGCGGGACGGCCTACCGAAATCGACGTCATCAACGGCGCGGTGGTCCGCGAGGGAGCCAAGACCGGCATCCCCACTCCTGTCAATCAGATGCTGACGGAGCTGATAAGGGCGCTGGAAGTCACCGCCTCCTGGCGAATCAATTGA
- a CDS encoding tellurite resistance TerB family protein, which translates to MSIMNLLDQMLQSGQGALQNAGNRANATAGGNPLGALLTGAGGGALAAGTIGVLMGSKKARKMGGTALKYGGLAALGLVAYKAFSTWQQNSASAPQVSQPRTVDRVPALEAEFHGKAVLRAIIAAAKADGHIDDRERQLIDQSIAQLTSDQELQAWVDQELRKPMDPAEVATSATTPEIAAEMYLASLLMVDEENFMERAYLDELARQMNLDPSFKMELEHQARQAQL; encoded by the coding sequence ATGAGTATCATGAATCTTCTTGATCAAATGCTTCAGTCGGGTCAGGGGGCATTGCAGAATGCCGGGAACCGGGCAAATGCCACAGCCGGGGGAAATCCGCTGGGCGCCTTGCTCACGGGAGCGGGAGGCGGCGCTTTGGCCGCAGGCACGATCGGGGTGCTCATGGGCAGCAAAAAGGCGCGCAAGATGGGTGGTACGGCACTCAAGTACGGTGGCTTGGCGGCGCTTGGTCTTGTGGCCTACAAGGCTTTCAGCACCTGGCAGCAGAACAGCGCCTCCGCGCCTCAAGTGTCGCAACCCCGGACCGTGGACAGGGTTCCTGCCCTGGAAGCCGAATTCCACGGAAAGGCGGTTCTGCGCGCGATCATCGCGGCTGCAAAGGCGGACGGCCATATCGACGATCGTGAGCGGCAGTTGATCGACCAGAGTATCGCGCAGTTGACCAGCGACCAGGAATTGCAGGCCTGGGTAGACCAGGAATTGCGCAAGCCCATGGATCCCGCAGAAGTCGCGACCTCGGCCACGACTCCGGAGATTGCCGCTGAAATGTATCTGGCCAGCCTCTTGATGGTGGACGAGGAAAATTTCATGGAGCGTGCCTATCTGGACGAACTGGCTCGCCAGATGAATCTGGATCCGTCCTTCAAGATGGAGCTGGAACATCAGGCCAGACAGGCGCAACTGTGA
- a CDS encoding MFS transporter codes for MLYRRRPRSSGTFDGCCTMKWVVLCAGCLTQMILGGIYAWSEFVPLLTAEYGLTSSQCGIIFGATIAVFTCVMIPAGRFLQRRGARLTAMVGALLFSAGYLMASLSQGNFFLLFFSLSVVTGAGIGFGYICPLTVSMKWFPDKKGLVTGVSVAGFGAGAILLSVVAEHLLVTRAMDVMHVFRFIGLGSGAIAICSALLMREPPSDEHAKSLQGSARTALPMSLLTSRNFLLLCLGMFCGTFAGLLVVGNLKPIALSLGLESSAATLAISVFALGNAMGRIGWGQVHDRAGSRLTIFLFQAFLGLSMLLFLLPPAPALVLAAVLFTGIGFGGCFVVYAASIVEQLGIELFPRLYPICFLWYGLAALIGPPLGGIMADATGSYGVSITVSALLVLTTAPLSWVLFQRKQIARSVMDYRGPLCNRFGSCE; via the coding sequence ATGCTGTATCGGCGACGTCCTCGAAGTTCTGGAACGTTTGACGGGTGCTGCACGATGAAATGGGTTGTTCTTTGCGCTGGTTGTCTGACCCAGATGATACTTGGTGGCATTTACGCATGGAGTGAGTTCGTTCCACTGCTGACAGCGGAATATGGATTAACATCAAGCCAGTGTGGGATCATTTTCGGCGCCACCATTGCAGTCTTCACCTGTGTCATGATTCCCGCAGGGCGTTTTCTGCAGCGTCGCGGGGCGCGTTTGACCGCGATGGTCGGCGCGCTACTTTTTTCGGCAGGCTACCTTATGGCGTCGTTGTCGCAAGGAAACTTCTTTTTGCTGTTCTTTAGTCTCAGCGTGGTCACGGGAGCCGGAATCGGCTTTGGATACATCTGCCCTCTGACGGTCTCCATGAAATGGTTTCCGGATAAAAAGGGGCTCGTGACCGGAGTCTCGGTCGCCGGCTTCGGGGCAGGGGCCATCCTCCTGAGCGTCGTGGCCGAGCATCTGCTTGTGACCCGCGCCATGGACGTGATGCATGTGTTTCGTTTTATCGGCCTTGGCTCCGGCGCCATCGCGATATGCAGCGCCCTGCTCATGCGCGAGCCGCCCTCGGACGAACACGCCAAAAGCCTTCAGGGCAGCGCCCGGACGGCCCTGCCCATGAGCTTGCTGACTTCGCGCAATTTCCTGCTCCTGTGCCTTGGCATGTTCTGTGGAACCTTCGCCGGGTTGCTGGTGGTGGGCAACCTCAAGCCCATCGCCTTGTCCCTGGGCCTTGAGAGCTCGGCTGCCACTCTGGCCATATCGGTCTTCGCTCTGGGCAATGCCATGGGCCGGATCGGCTGGGGACAGGTTCACGATCGGGCTGGTTCACGCCTGACCATCTTTCTTTTTCAGGCGTTCCTGGGGCTGAGCATGCTGCTCTTCTTGCTGCCGCCCGCGCCCGCGCTTGTGCTGGCCGCCGTGCTGTTTACGGGAATCGGGTTTGGAGGATGCTTCGTCGTCTATGCAGCCTCCATCGTGGAGCAACTCGGCATAGAGCTGTTCCCCCGCCTTTATCCCATTTGCTTTCTCTGGTACGGACTGGCTGCGCTCATCGGACCGCCCTTGGGCGGTATCATGGCCGACGCCACCGGATCATACGGGGTCTCCATCACCGTGAGTGCGTTGCTCGTCCTGACCACGGCGCCCCTGAGCTGGGTATTGTTCCAGCGCAAACAGATCGCAAGAAGTGTAATGGATTACAGAGGGCCGTTGTGCAATCGCTTTGGTTCATGCGAATGA
- a CDS encoding winged helix-turn-helix domain-containing protein, with product MTNTPQASSWTFLTNHTHVMFCLSRDPGMRMKDIAGEVGITERAVQHIVADLRAAGYLVGEREGRRVRYTILRDQRLRHPLESGCCIGDVLEVLERLTGAAR from the coding sequence ATGACCAACACCCCTCAAGCGTCCTCCTGGACATTTTTGACCAATCACACACACGTAATGTTCTGCCTGTCCCGGGATCCGGGCATGCGCATGAAGGACATCGCCGGCGAGGTCGGCATCACGGAGCGGGCCGTCCAGCACATCGTCGCCGATTTGCGCGCCGCCGGTTATCTGGTCGGGGAGCGCGAAGGCCGACGGGTCAGATACACCATCCTTCGCGACCAGCGCCTGCGGCATCCCCTGGAAAGCGGATGCTGTATCGGCGACGTCCTCGAAGTTCTGGAACGTTTGACGGGTGCTGCACGATGA
- a CDS encoding PAS domain-containing hybrid sensor histidine kinase/response regulator: protein MTLIRLHSASHEELLNRLAESEDRFRLVCDNLPDSYVYQFTLEPDGTPRFLFLSAGIERLHGLSAEDVMRDGRLLYNQVSPAQFQEMKANQVASIKDLSDFVMKLSMRRADGVWRWFQISSRPRRLADGRIIWDGVITDISEQMESQQEIQRASELLEQAGEIAGLGGWEFNVKTLQGTWTSQVARIHDLASSEKVSVEQGLSFYIETSREKIASAVQDAVDLALPYDLELEMLTAAGNKKWVRTVGRPVVEDGQVVKITGVIQDVTEMKKAEISLRESEQRYREIFNATSEAIFISEADTGRLLDVNDAMLTMYGYHSKEAVLAGNIGDLSSNEEPFTEAEAQKRIVAAFHGERLQFDWQAKRHDGTVFPVEITLRHSIIGGRKRIIAAARDITERKRAETALRESEHHFRTLANAGTALIWTSGPDMLCDYFNDAWLDFTGRNLEQELGHGWAEGVHPDDFDRCQNFYLAKFNLREAFEIEYRLRHADGSYRWILDLGNPRHDSAGAFIGYIGHCYDITERKHNEQALIQAKEDAEAANNAKSSFLANMSHEIRTPLNGIMAMMQVLEMTPLNPEQAKYVSMAMTSSDRLARLLTDLLDLSRIESGRMVLREEEFGARELCESVFELFLVASREKGIKLESSLDPALPPRMLGDESRLRQILFNLIGNAVKFTNTGSVTLEMTPLRFENGQPLVLMSVIDTGIGIPTERLDELFQPFSQVETSYTRKYQGAGLGLSIVRRLVELMDGHIIMDSVPDEGTSVHVILPLKLPPALLNARDRENSGQDKPMRGMRILLAEDDWANAFATKTLLEKSGHEVSLAVNGQEVLDLLEKQGFDLILMDIQMPVMDGVAATRAIRAKTSQASRKDIPIIAMTAFAMRGDKDKFLDAGMSGYLSKPVTMKDLQSELAKVAQGFVG, encoded by the coding sequence ATGACACTCATTCGCCTTCACTCGGCCAGTCATGAGGAGCTTCTCAATCGTCTCGCAGAGAGCGAAGACAGATTTCGTCTTGTGTGCGACAACCTTCCCGACAGCTATGTGTACCAATTCACATTGGAGCCGGACGGCACGCCCCGTTTTCTTTTCCTCAGCGCAGGCATCGAACGCCTCCACGGACTCAGCGCGGAAGACGTGATGCGAGATGGACGTCTTCTGTATAACCAAGTGTCTCCAGCCCAGTTTCAAGAGATGAAAGCCAACCAGGTCGCCAGTATCAAGGACCTCTCGGATTTTGTCATGAAACTCTCCATGCGCCGCGCCGATGGTGTCTGGCGTTGGTTCCAGATCAGCTCGCGGCCCCGCCGTCTGGCCGACGGCCGGATCATCTGGGATGGGGTCATTACGGACATCTCGGAGCAGATGGAATCGCAGCAGGAGATCCAACGGGCAAGCGAATTGCTGGAGCAGGCTGGAGAAATTGCCGGACTTGGGGGATGGGAGTTCAATGTGAAGACCCTGCAAGGCACTTGGACAAGCCAGGTGGCAAGAATCCACGACCTGGCATCCTCTGAAAAGGTGAGCGTCGAGCAGGGGCTGAGCTTCTACATCGAAACATCCAGGGAAAAAATAGCGAGTGCGGTGCAGGACGCCGTGGACCTGGCGCTTCCGTATGATCTGGAACTGGAGATGCTGACCGCCGCCGGGAATAAAAAATGGGTCAGAACCGTGGGCAGGCCCGTGGTGGAAGACGGCCAGGTCGTGAAAATCACCGGTGTCATTCAGGACGTCACGGAGATGAAGAAGGCCGAAATTTCACTGCGGGAGAGCGAACAGCGCTACAGAGAGATCTTCAACGCAACATCCGAAGCCATTTTCATCAGCGAAGCGGACACCGGCAGGCTTCTCGACGTAAACGATGCCATGCTCACTATGTACGGTTACCATTCCAAGGAGGCAGTACTGGCGGGAAACATAGGAGACTTGAGTTCAAACGAGGAACCATTCACCGAAGCGGAGGCCCAAAAGAGAATCGTCGCGGCGTTTCATGGGGAGCGCCTCCAGTTCGACTGGCAGGCCAAGCGACACGACGGCACTGTTTTTCCGGTCGAGATCACGCTCAGGCACTCGATCATCGGCGGTCGGAAAAGGATTATCGCCGCAGCCCGCGACATCACCGAACGCAAGCGGGCGGAAACAGCCCTGCGGGAGAGCGAACACCACTTCCGCACCTTGGCCAACGCCGGAACGGCCCTTATCTGGACATCGGGCCCGGACATGCTCTGCGACTATTTCAACGACGCCTGGCTGGATTTCACGGGCCGCAACCTGGAACAGGAGCTTGGGCATGGTTGGGCGGAAGGTGTACACCCGGACGACTTTGACCGCTGCCAGAACTTCTACCTTGCGAAATTCAACCTCCGTGAAGCGTTCGAGATCGAGTACCGGCTGCGTCATGCCGACGGTTCCTACCGCTGGATTCTCGATCTCGGCAACCCGCGCCACGACAGTGCGGGAGCGTTCATCGGCTACATTGGCCATTGCTACGACATCACCGAACGCAAGCACAACGAACAGGCCCTTATCCAGGCCAAGGAAGACGCCGAAGCAGCCAACAATGCCAAAAGTTCGTTCCTGGCCAACATGAGCCACGAAATCCGCACACCGCTGAACGGCATCATGGCCATGATGCAAGTCCTGGAGATGACGCCGCTGAACCCGGAACAAGCCAAATACGTCTCCATGGCCATGACGTCCTCGGACCGTCTTGCCCGACTTCTGACAGACCTTCTCGACCTCTCCCGCATCGAATCCGGCAGGATGGTCCTGCGCGAGGAGGAGTTCGGGGCCAGGGAGCTGTGCGAGTCCGTATTCGAACTTTTCCTGGTCGCATCCAGGGAGAAAGGCATCAAACTTGAGAGTTCCCTGGACCCCGCACTGCCCCCAAGGATGCTAGGGGACGAATCGCGGCTGCGTCAGATCCTCTTCAATCTGATCGGCAATGCGGTGAAATTTACCAATACAGGTTCGGTAACACTGGAGATGACGCCGCTACGGTTCGAGAACGGGCAACCGCTCGTGCTCATGAGCGTGATCGACACTGGAATCGGAATTCCGACCGAGCGGTTGGACGAGCTGTTCCAGCCCTTCTCCCAGGTCGAAACGTCCTACACCCGGAAATACCAGGGCGCGGGACTCGGCCTGTCCATCGTGCGCAGGCTCGTTGAACTCATGGACGGCCACATCATCATGGACAGCGTGCCGGACGAGGGAACCAGCGTGCATGTCATCCTGCCCCTGAAACTGCCACCGGCACTCCTAAACGCCCGAGACCGGGAGAATTCCGGTCAGGACAAACCTATGCGTGGGATGCGCATCCTGCTGGCCGAAGACGACTGGGCCAACGCCTTCGCCACCAAGACACTCCTGGAAAAAAGCGGCCACGAGGTTTCCTTGGCGGTGAACGGCCAGGAGGTCCTCGATCTGCTCGAAAAGCAGGGGTTCGACCTGATCCTCATGGACATCCAAATGCCCGTCATGGACGGGGTCGCGGCAACCAGGGCTATCCGCGCGAAGACAAGCCAGGCATCGAGAAAAGACATTCCCATCATCGCCATGACCGCCTTTGCCATGCGCGGGGACAAGGACAAATTCCTTGATGCCGGAATGAGCGGCTATCTCTCCAAACCGGTGACCATGAAAGATTTGCAGTCGGAACTCGCAAAGGTTGCCCAAGGATTCGTCGGCTGA